GGAGTGAGGAGTGAGGAGTGAGGAGTGAGGAGTGAGGAGTGAGGAGTGAGGAGTGAGGAGTGAGGAGTGAGGAGTGAGGAGTGAGGAGTGAGGAGCAGACACGATGGGCACGGCGCGATGCGCCTTTGCCCATCCTACGGTTGCATTCATGGACTTGGGACCATCCCGGTTTTGAAGCAATCGAGGACAACCAATGACTGAGGTGCGTTTTCAGGTGGCACCCGGCGGCCGGCTGAGCGGCCGCGTGCGCGTGCCGGGCGACAAGTCCATCTCGCACCGTTCCATCATGCTCGGTTCGCTGGCGGACGGGGTCACCGAGATCACAGGCTTCCTCGAGGGCGAGGACAGCCTCGCCACGCTGGCGGCCTTCCGCGCCATGGGCGTGCCCATCGAGGGGCCGGATGCGGGCGCGGTGCGGATCGAGGGCGTCGGCCTGCACGGCCTCAAGGCACCTGACGGCCCGCTGTATCTGGGCAACTCCGGCACTTCCATGCGCCTGCTCGCGGGGCTGCTCGCCGGCCAGGCCTTCGACACAGTGCTGACCGGCGATGCCTCCCTGTCCGGCCGCCCCATGCAGCGGGTGATCGACCCGCTGACCGAGATGGGCGCGCACATCGAGGCCACAGAGCAGGGTACGGCACCGCTGCACATCCATGGCGGCCGCAGGCTGCACGGCATCCACTACCGGCTGCCGATGGCCAGCGCCCAGGTGAAGTCCTGCGTGCTGCTCGCCGGCCTCTATGCCGAAGGGCGCACCTGCACCACCGAACCGGCGCCGACCCGCGACCATACCGAGCGCATGCTGCGGGGCCTGGGCTATGCCGTCTCGGTGGCGGGGGCCACGGCCTGCCTCGAGGGCGGCGGCCGCCTGCAGGGCACCCGCATCGAGGTGCCGGCCGACATCTCCTCGGCGGCCTTCTTCCTGGTCGGCGCCAGCATCGCGCCGGGTTCGGAGCTGACCCTCGAACACGTGGGCATGAACCCGACCCGGACCGGCGTCATCGACATCCTGCGGCGCATGGGCGGGGACATCGAGGTCAGCAACGAACGCGAGGTCGGGGGCGAGCCGGTGGCCGACCTGCGGGTGCGCAGCGCCGCCCTGCACGGCATCGAGATCCCCCCCGGGCTGGTGCCGCTGGCGATCGACGAATTCCCTGCGCTGTTCGTGGCTGCCGCCTGCGCCGAGGGCGAGACGGTGCTGACCGGGGCCGAGGAGCTGCGGGTCAAGGAGAGCGACCGCATCCAGGTCATGGCCGACGGTCTGCAGGTGCTGGGCATCGATGCCCGGCCGACGCCGGATGGCATTCGCATTCGGGGCGGGCGGCTCGGCAGTGGCCGGGTGCACAGCCACGGCGATCACCGCATCGCCATGTCCTTCGCCATGGCCGCGTTGCGCGCGGCCGGTCCCGTCGTCATCGAGGACTGCGCCAACGTGAACACCTCCTTCCCGGGCTTTGTGCGGCTCGCCGCCGAGGCGGGGCTGAAGATAGAGGAGTGGGGGTAATGGCACCGGAAGGAGGTGCCCCGGATTGCCGGATCGTGCGCGGGACGGCCATGGGTTCGCGCGTAGCCCGGATGAAGGCCGCAGGCCGCAATCCGGGAAGGCGGCGGGTTATCCCGGGGTGGCCTTGCCGATGAGCGACATACCGGTTGTCACCATCGACGGGCCCAGCGGCTCGGGCAAGGGCACCGTGGGTCGGCGCATCGCGGCGGCCCACGGCTGGCATTTCCTCGACAGCGGTGCACTGTACCGCATCCTTGCCCACGAGGCCCTGCGCCAGGGCGTCCCGCTCGATGATGCCGACGCCCTGGCCCGGCTTGCCGGGACCTTGCGCATCGGCTTCCCCAGCGATTCCGATGCCATCCTCGTCGATGGCCGTGACGTCAGCCGCGACATCCGCAGCGAGGCAGCCGGCGAGGCGGCCTCGAAGGTGGCGGCGCTGCCCGAGGTGCGCGAGGCCCTGCTGGCGCTGCAGCGCGGCTTCCGCCAGCCGCCGGGGCTGGTGGCCGACGGGCGCGACATGGGCACTGTCGTGTTCCCCGATGCCCCGGTCAAGGTGTTCCTGGACGCCAGCGCAGAAACAAGGGCAGAAAGGCGCTGCAAGCAACTGGAAGAAAAGGGAATTCCCGCCGATTACGATGCGATTCTGGCCGACATCCGTCAGCGCGACGAACGTGACCGCAACCGTCCGGTGGCCCCCCTGCGGCCGGCCCCGGATGCGCGGGCGCTCGACAGCACGGGGCAGGATCCGGAGGCGACGGTGGCCGCCGTGGAGGCCCTGATCCGCGAGCGCCTGGGGGACGTCTGAATCCCGTTCCGGTGGGGTGGTGCTCTCCCCGGGGCGGGCGTATAATACTGAATTTCTTGGGAGGGGCCGGATTTCTGCGATCCGGCCCTTGTATTTGCAATCAACCCGCGGCCAGCGCGCTGCGGCACGAACCGGAACCGCCATGCACGCGGTTCAAGGAATGACTGACCCATGAGCGAAAGCTTTGCTGAACTGTTCGAACAGAGTCTTGCCAACCAGCAGATGAAACCCGGTTCCATCGTCACCGGGACCGTGGTCGACATCCGCCCCGACGTGGTCGTGGTCAACGCCGGCCTCAAGTCCGAGGGCGTGATCCCCATCGAACAGTTCTACAACGAACAGGGCGAGCTGGAGGTACAGGTCGGCGACGAGGTCGATGTGGCCCTGGATGCCGTCGAGGACGGCTTCGGCGAAACCCGGCTGTCCCGCGAGAAGGCCAAGCGCGCCCGCGCCTGGAAGGAACTGGAGAAGGCCTTCGAGAACAACGAAACCGTGACCGGCATGATCAGCGGCAAGGTCAAGGGTGGCTTCACCGTCGACATCAAGGACATCCGCGCCTTCCTGCCCGGCTCCCTGGTCGATGTGCGCCCGGTGCGCGACACCACCTACCTCGAGGGCAAGGAACTCGAATTCAAGGTCATCAAGCTCGACCAGAAGCGCAACAACGTGGTCGTCTCCCGTCGCGCGGTGGTGGAACAGGAATACAGCGCCGAGCGCGAGGCCCTGCTCAAGAACCTGCAGGAAGGCATGGTCATCAAGGGCGTGGTCAAGAACCTCACCGACTACGGCGCCTTCGTGGACCTGGGCGGCATCGACGGCCTGCTGCACATCACCGACATGGCCTGGAAGCGCGTCAAGCATCCTTCCGAGATCCTCAATGTCGGTGACGAGATCGAGGTCAAGGTGCTCAAGTTCGACCGCGAGCGCAACCGCGTGTCGCTGGGCCTGAAGCAGCTGGGCCAGGATCCCTGGGCGGATCTGGCGCGCCGCTATCCCGAGGGCACCCGCCTGTTCGGCAAGGTCACCAACGTCGCCGACTACGGCTGCTTCGTCGAGATCGAGGAGGGCGTCGAGGGCCTGGTGCACGTCTCCGAGATGGACTGGACCAACAAGAACGTGAATCCCGCCAAGGTGGTCCACGTCGGCCAGGAAGTCGAGGTCATGGTGCTGGACATCGACGAGGAGCGCCGCCGCATCTCGCTGGGCATGAAACAGTGCCACGCCAATCCCTGGGAGGCCTTCGCCGCCACCCACAACAAGGGCGACAAGGTCACCGGCACCATCAAGTCCATTACCGACTTCGGCATCTTCGTCGGCCTGGAGGGCGGCATCGACGGCCTGGTCCACCTGTCCGATATCTCCTGGAACCTGCCCGGCGAAGAGGCCGTGCGCAACTTCAAGAAGGGCGACGAGGTCGAGGCCGTGGTGCTGGCGGTGGACCCCGAGCGCGAGCGCATCTCGCTGGGCATCAAGCAGCTCGAGAAGGATCCCTTCTCGAACTTCGTGGCCGAGCATGCCAAGGGCAGCATCGTCAAGGGCACGGTCAAGGAAGTGGACGCCAAGGCGGCCATCATCGACCTCGGCGACGGCGTCGAGGGCGTGCTGCGTGCCTCCGAGCTGGCCCGCGACCGGGTCGAGGACGCCCGCAGCGTGCTCAAGGAAGGCGACGAGGTCGAGGCCAAGTTCCTGGGGGTCGATCGCAAGAACCGCAGCCTGATGCTCTCCATCAAGGCTAAGGAAAGCGATGAAGAGGCCGAAGCTATCCAGGACTACAGCCGTCAGTCCGATTCCGCCAAGACCACCCTCGGGGACATCCTCAAGGAGCAGATGGAGAATCGGGACTGATTTGCCAAATGCCTGATTTGGAGTTATAAATCAGGCGAGTGGACTGGAAAACAGGCTCGGGACGGCCGCCGGGCGGGCTCTGCCGGCGGCCGTCTGCCTCCCAACAGGATGGAAAATAATGACGAAGTCTGAACTGATTGAGATTCTTGCCAGCAAGAACAGCCACCTCAATTACAAGGACGTGGAACTCGCCGTCAAGAGCCTGCTGGAACAGATGAGCCAGTCCCTGGCCCAGGGCCAGCGCATCGAGATCCGTGGTTTCGGCAGCTTCTCGCTGCATTACCGGCCGCCCCGAATCGGCCGCAATCCCAAGACCGGCGAGGCCGTTGCCTTGGCCGCCAAGTACGTCCCCCACTTCAAGCCCGGCAAGGAACTCCGCGAGCGCGTCAATGCCGGTCGCGACAACGAGATCAAGGCCGCCAACAACGACAACGGCGAGTGATCCGCCCGCCGATCCTCGACACCCTGAGCTGGATGAAGGCCGCAGGCCGGCGTCGGGCGCCGGCATTGGCAAGTCCGGAACTTGTATCCCGTACCTTGCATCCTGTATCGGATCCCTGATCCCCCTCACACCCATCCCGTTTTCCGGCTACACTAGGCCCTCCCGCAACCTTGAGACGGAGCCTTCATGTCACGCCTGCTTTCCCTGCTGGCCCTGATCCTGCTGGTGGCGCTGGGACTGGTGTTTGCGGTCCTCAATGCACGGCCGGTGGAGTTCAACTATTTCTTCGGCCAGCGCGAGGTGCCGCTGGCGCTGACCCTGGTGCTGACCCTGGCGGCCGGCGCCCTGCTGGGCCTGCTGTTCAGTGCCGGGGTGGTGCTGCGCCTCAAGCGCGAGGCCATCCGCGAGCGTCGCAAGGCCCGGATGGCCGAGCAGGAAGTGGCCAACCTGCGCAAGCTGCCGATCAAAGACACCCCCTGACCATGTACGAGCTGCTGTGGCTGCTGTTGCCCGTTGCCGCAGCCTCCGGCTGGTTCGCGGCCCGGCGCAGCGCGCGCCGCAATCAGCAGGCCGGCCGCAACGAGTTCAGCCGCGACTACTTCCGCGGCCTCAACTTCCTGCTCAACGAACAGCCGGACAAGGCCATCGAGGTGTTCGTGCAGATGCTGGAGGTGGACTCCGACACCGTCGAGACCCACCTCGCGCTGGGCAACCTGTTCCGCCGCCGCGGCGAGGTCGACCGGGCCATCCGCATCCACCAGAACCTGATCGCGCGCCCCACCCTGAGCCGGGAGCAGCGCGCCCAGGCGCTGCTGGAACTGAGCCAGGACTACATGCGCGCCGGCCTGTTCGACCGCGCCGAGAGCCTGTTGCTGGAACTGCTGGACAACAACCTTCATACCCGGCCCGCGCTGCGCCATCTGCTCGACATCTACCAGCAGGAAAAGGAATGGGACCGGGCCATCGACATCGCCCGGCGGCTGGAGAGCGAGACCGGCCGCGGCATGAAGCCGGTGATCGCCCAGTTCCACTGCGAGCAGGCCGAGGAGGCGCTGGGGCGCGGGGACCTGGCCACGGCCACCGGCCTCATCAAGCGCGCGCTCGGCCACGACCGCCGCTGTGTGCGCGCCACCCTGTTGCAGGCCGGCATCCTGATGCGTGGCCGCCAGTACAAGGCCGCGATCAAGACCCTGCGCCGGGTCGAGGAGCAGGACCCCGACTTCATTCCCGAGATCCTCGAGCCCCTGCGCCAGTGCCACGAGGCGCTGGGCACCCTGACCGCGCTGCGGGACTACCTTGACGGCCTGGCCGAGCGCTATCCCGGCATCTCGCCGGTACTGGCGGAGGCGGATCTGCTGCGCGAACAGGAAGGTGACGATGCGGCCGTGCGCTTTCTTGCCGAGCAGCTGCGCCAGAAGCCCTCGGTGCAGGGCCTGGCGCGGCTGATCGATCTGCAGGCGGGGACCGCCGACGGCAAGGTCCGCGATGACCTGGAGATGCTCGGCCAGTTGGTCGACCGCCTGCTGGAAGGGCGCCCGGTGTACCAGTGCCGGCGCTGCGGCTTCGAGGGCAAGTCCCTGCACTGGCAGTGCCCCGGCTGCAAGGAGTGGAACACCGTCAAGCCGATCCAGGGCGTGATCGGCGAATGAACCCGCTGGAGGACCGTACGACCATGCCCGATTCCCCCGTCATCGTCGCCCTCGACTTCCCCACCGCCGAGGCCGCCCTGGACCTGGCCGCGCGCCTCGATCCGGCCCGCTGTCGCGTCAAGGTCGGCAAGGAGCTGTTCACCCGCAGCGGCCCCGCCGTGGTCGAGCGGCTGCAGGCGCAGGGCTTCGAGGTCTTTCTCGATCTCAAGTACCACGACATTCCCAACACGGTCGCCGCCGCCTGCCGGGCCGCGGCCGACCTCGGCGTGTGGATGGTCAATGTGCATGCCAGCGGTGGCCGGCGGATGATGGCTGCGGCGCGCGAGGCACTGGATGCCGCCCAGGGCGCCCGGCCGCTGCTGATCGGCGTCACCGTGCTCACCAGCATGGGCCCGGAGGACCTGGCCGAGGTCGGTGTTCCGACGCCCCCGGAGGAACAGGTACTGCGGCTGGCACGGCTGGGCCGGGACAGCGGCCTGGATGGCGTGGTTTGTTCCCCGCTGGAGGCCGCCCCGCTGCGCCAGGCACTCGGCCGCGACTTCAGGCTGGTCACCCCCGGGGTGCGCCCGGCCGGCGCCGCCCAGGGCGACCAGACCCGCATCATGACCCCCGCAGACGCCATGGCCGCGGGTTCGGACTACCTGGTGATTGGTCGTCCGATTACACAGGCGGACGACCCCATCGCTGCCCTGACGTCGATCCTGGCTGACATCGGACGGGGCTGAAGCCGGCTAGACTCCCTCCCGCGGAGCGGCAGGAGGCCGCCCGTTGCAACCCATCACTGGACCGACAAGGAGGTCTTCCATGAAACTTCTGCGCACCCTCATGCTCGCCGGGCTGCTCGGCCTCGGCGCCGGCCCGGCCCAGGCCGAATCCGGGCCCCTGGATCTCAACAAGGCCAGCGCCGAGCAACTGGCCGACGCCCTCTACGGCGTCGGGCTGACCAAGGCCCAGGCCATCGTCGCCTGGCGCGCCGAGCACGGCCCCTTCACCAGCATCGACCAGCTCGCCGAGGTCAAGGGCATCGGCCCGGCGCTGGTCGAGCGCAACCGCGACCGCGTGATCGCCGGCAGCGGGCAGTAGCGAGCACACGGGGCGGTGTTTCGACGCCGCCCCGAATTATGCGGGAAAGATTCACAAATCAGCCAATTGCCAGTGTATGCAACGCGTATAATGCACCCCCATTGGCGGGCCCTCGGCCTCGCCGTTGCGTAGGATGGGCAAAGCAAAGCGCGCCCATCAAAGAACCTGAGGCAGTCGGGTAGGATGGGCAAAGCAAAGCGTGCCCATCAAAAGCCCGGGACAGCCGGCCCGCAGGCAAACGCCGCAACGCCGTATGACGACCCGCTCGCGCCGGGTAACAGGGAGCATTCGGCTCGCGTGGCCCGGATGGCGCGTAGCGCACAAAAGCACTGGGCGCGTTGAACGTCCGCAGGGCGGCCCGAAGGGCGAGCAGAGCCAGTAATCCGAGGACTCGGATCGCCGGGGGAGTCCGGATTCCGGCCCTCCATCCAGGCTCCGGGATCGTCGTGACGTATTCTTGCAAGGCTCGGTAATCCGGATTACCCCACGCCCCGTATCGCTTGCTGCCACAGCGAGTCCCGGCCACAATAACGTTTTCCGGTCAACGCGATGGAGCGGACCCACATGCCTTCCCGAGCGACGGACTGGCTGGCGCAGGCCGAGCGCGATCTGGCTCAGGCCGAGATGTCGGCTGCCAATGGCCTGCATGAATGGGCCTGCTTCGCCGCGCAGCAGGCGGCGGAAAAGGCGGTCAAGGCGCTGCATCTCGCGCGCGGCCAGGAGGCCTGGGGGCACATGGTGGCGAAGCTCCTGGCCGAACTGCCGCTCCCCGTGCCGGAGATGCTGGTCGAGAAGGGCCGGGTGCTGGACAACTTCTACGTGGCGACCCGCTACCCCGATGGCCATCCGGAAGGCGCCCCTTTCGAACACTATGGCCCGCTGCAAAGCGGAGAGGCTGTCGATCATGCCCGTGAGATCATTGCATTCGTCCGTACTCAGATGGCCTGATGCCGGGGCGGTCGAGCGGGCGCTGAACGAGTGGATCAGCCGGCAGGCGGCGCAGCGTCCCGAACTCCTGCGCCTAGGGGTATTCGGCTCCTTCGCTCGCCGGACGGACTGGGGCGTCGGCAGCGACCTCGATCTGGTTGCGGTGGTCGCCGAATCCGATCGGCCCTTTGCCGAGCGCGCCCGGGACTGGGATCTGACCTCGCTTCCCGTGCCGGCCGAGCTGCTGGTGTACACCGAGGACGAGTGGCAGCGACTGATGGCACAGGGCGGCCGCTTCGCCGATACCATGGCCAGCGAAGGGGTCTGGCTGTTCGAGCGCGAAGGTGCTGGCCGCGCTCGTTGAGGGTCGTCTCCATGTGCTGCGGGCGTGAGGTCGGCACAAGCGGGAAAGGTTCACAAATCAGCCAATTGCCCGTGTGTGCAACGCGGGTGGATTGCGTATAATGCACCCCATTGGCGGTGCCCTCGGCCTCGCCGTTGCGTAGGATGGGCAAAGCAAAGCGTGCCCATCAAAAGCCCGGGACAGCCGGGCCGCAGGCCAACGCTGCGACGCCACATGACGACCCGCTCGCCCCGGGTAGTCGCGTAGGATGGGCAAAGCGAAGCGTGCCCATCAAAGAGCCTGGGAGCCGGGCTGGAGGCCAACGCCACATGACGACCCGCTCGTGCCGGGTAGCAGGGAGCATGCAGTACCGCTCGCAGGGGACATTACAATGACAATCTATCCCGTGATCCTCACCGGCGGGGCCGGCAGCCGGCTCTGGCCCGTATCCCGTGAACACTTCCCCAAGCCGCTGCTGCCGCTGGTCGGCGACCAGACGCTGCTGCAGGCGACGGCCAGCCGCCTGGATGGCCTGGACAATGTTGCCGAACCTCTGTTCGTGTGCAACGAGGAACACCGCTTCCTGGTCGCCGAGCAGGTGCAGGAACTGGGCAAGACGCCCACCGGTATCCTGCTCGAACCCGAGGGCCGCAACACCGCCCCCGCACTGACCGTTGCCGCCCTCTATCTCGCCGAGCGCGATCCCGATGCCGTCATGGTGGTCATGCCCGCCGATCACGTCATCCCCGACGCCGCCGGCTTCCGCGGCATGGTGGAGGAGGGTGCGCGGCTGGCCGAGGCCGGCCACCTGGTCACCTTCGGCGTGGTACCCACCCGCGCCGAGACCGGCTACGGCTATATTCGCCGCGGCCAGGCCATCGACGGCAGCGGCGGCTTCGCCGTCGATCGCTTCGTCGAGAAGCCCGATCTGGATACCGCCGCCGCCTATGTCGAGTCCGGCGAATACCTGTGGAACGCCGGCATCTTCGTCATGCGTGCCGACCGCTGGCTGGAGGAGATCGGCCGCTTCGAAGCGGACATGCTCGCCGCCTGCCGCGAGGCCGTGGCCACGGGCAAGCGCGATACCGACTTCTGCCGCGTCGGGAAGGATGCCTTCCTGAACTCGCCCGCCAACTCCATCGACTACGCCGTGATGGAACGCACCGACCGCGCCGCGGTCGTGCCCATGAGCGCCGAGTGGTCCGACGTCGGTGCCTGGTCGGCCATCTGGGACATCCTGCCCCGCGACGAGCGCGGCAACGTCACCAGCGGCGACGTGCTTACCCACGAGGTCGAGAACTCGCTGATCATGGCCCAGAACCGCTGCGTTGCCGCCATCGGTATCGACAACATGATCGTGGTCGAGACCCCGGACGCCATCCTGGTCACCACCCGCGACCGCGCCCAGGACGTCAAGGCCATCGTCGGCCAGCTCAAGGAGGCTGACCGCGACGAGTACCGGTTCCACCGTCGCGTGTTCCGGCCCTGGGGCGACTACGAGGGCATCGACATGGGCGAGCGCTACCAGGTCAAGCGCCTGACCGTGAAGCCCGGCGCCTCGCTGTCGCTGCAGATGCACCACCACCGCGCCGAGCACTGGATCGTCGTCTCCGGCACCGCCCGCGTCACCTGTGGCGACGAGGTATTCATCCTCTCCGAAAACCAGTCCACCTACATCCCGCTGGGCACCAAACACCGGCTGGAAAACCCCGGCACCATTCCGCTGGAGATCATCGAGGTGCAGTCGGGGAGCTATCTTGGGGAGGATGATATTGTGCGGTTTGAGGATGTGTATGATCGCGTACCCGAATAGCGGCAAGGGCAGGCCATGTCATCCGAAGCGCAACTGAGCCATGTCGAAGCACTCGCCCGGCGTCTCCGGCCGGTATTCGAGGATCGTCCCGACATCGAGGCGGTCTTTCTGTTCGGTTCCCATGCCGAGGGCCGCGCCCGCCCCGACAGCGACCTGGACCTGGCGCTGGTTGGCCCCCGGGACAGGCTGGAGAAACAGAAGCTCGACCTGCTCGCCGACCTGGCGCGCGCCGGCTTCGACCGCGTTGACCTGGTCCTGCTCGACGGTGCCGATCCCGCCCTGCGCTTCGAGGCGGTACGACCCAACTGCCTGGTCCATGCGCGCCCCGACTTCGATCGCGGCAGCTACTATTCGCTCGCGCTGCGGGAATATTTCGATTTCGAGCCCTATCTGCGAGTCCAGCGCGAGGCCCTCAAGCGGAGGTTGGCTGGTGGTCAGGCCTGAAGTGATCCGTCGGCGGCTGGAGAATCTCGATGGATATCTCAAAATTCTCGAAGGTATGCGCCGCTACTCGCTGGAGGAGTTTCTCGCCGATCCCGAGCATTACGGGAGTGCCGAGCGCTTTCTTCAGCTGGCCATCGAGACCCTGCTGGACATGGGCAATCACGTCATTGCCGAAGAGGGACTGGGCACGGTCAACCAGAGCCGCGACATTCCGCGCATCTTCAGGGAACGCGGCTTGATCGAACCCGAGACCGAGGAAAGCTGGATCCGCATGATCAGTTTCCGCAACATTCTGGTACACGCCTATCTGGAACTGGACCGGAGGCATGTGCATGAGATCATCCAGAATCACCTGGATGACTTTCGGGCAGTTCAACGGGCCTTCGCGAGGTTTCTGTGAATTTTCTTGATGGTGGAACTGCGGGGCGCATCATCTCCCACGAGGCACTCGGCAACCAGTTCGAACACTGGATCGTAGGCTCTGTTGCCGCGCAACTGAGCTGCGGCGACGAGGTGTTCATCCTCTCCGAAAGCCAGTCCGCCTACATCCTGCTGGGCACCAGACACCGGGTGGAAAACCCCGGCACCATCCCGCTGGAGATCATCGAGGTGCAGTTGGGGAGTTATCTGGGGGAGGATGATATTGTGTGGTTTGAGGATGTTTATGATCGGGTGACGGGATAGCTGGGTAGGGTGGTCATGTCGTCTGATGCGCAACTGAACGACGTCGAGGCACTTGCTCAGTGTCTCCGCCCGGTGTTTGAGGATCGTCCTGTCATCGAGGCGGTGTTTTTATTCGGCTCCCATACCACGATTCGCGTGCGTCCCGACTTCGATCATGGTGGCTACGATATCCTTGTGTTGCAGAGGTGTTTCGATTCTGCGCCCTATCTGGGTGGTCAGCACGAAGCGCTCAAATCAGGATATTCTGTTTTTCCGAAAAGAGGCGGAAGCGGGCCAGTTTATGGTGACGACCACTATGCTTCTAAAATGATGGTGTTTTGTGGGTCGGCGGTGCCGATGATCGCGGGATGTGATAATAAGCCTGGAAAACCCTTTTACCCCAAGCGCAGGTAGGACAGTCTTGGGTGGTGCCACCTTCGACCGCGTTAGCATTAGGTTGCTTGGTGGCCTTTAGTGAGTGAATCCCATGATGAATACGAAACCACAATCGACCAACCCTGATGAGCTTTTCTTGTCACTGGTTCTTGTTACGAGAAATCATGAGTGTGGCATTTCCACGGTTCTTCATGAGGCGGTGCAATTGCTAGACAGCTTGGTGGCTGACTATGAAATTCTGGTAGTAGACAACGCCTCAGAGGATCATACCGTAAATACAATTCGTGCCAATTTAGATAGTCTGCCCAATATCCAAGTATTGGGGATCGCAAAGCGTATCGATTTTGATGCCGCTGCTTGGTTAGGTGTTGAACAGTCGATCGGAGACTATGTTGCCGTCCTTGACTCTCGCGCGGACGAAGTCAGCTTTATTCCGGCTTTACTGAAAGAGGCCACGCAAGGCGCCGATGTCGTGTTTGCCTACAACAGAAATCATCCGGCTCGCCCATTTCTGTACCGACTCGCGTCTGGTTTGTTCAGGCGATTATTTAGAGCGATCGCGAAGGTCGACCTTGAAAAAGAAGCGCCCCGATATCGCCTCATCAGTCGCCGTGTTGCACAGTATCTCATGCAGCATCGGCAGCCAGTAGCGGCGTATCGCTACCTCCCGGCAACTGCCGGTTTTGTCCGTAAGAACTTGTCATACCACTCGGCAGCCAAAGGAGTTTTTGAAGACAAAATCGGATCTGCTATAGACCGCGCCCTGAAGCTGATAACTGCTTCGAGTAAAACCCCTCTCCGAGTTGTCGTTGGATTGACGAGCAT
The DNA window shown above is from Thiohalobacter sp. and carries:
- a CDS encoding mannose-1-phosphate guanylyltransferase/mannose-6-phosphate isomerase produces the protein MTIYPVILTGGAGSRLWPVSREHFPKPLLPLVGDQTLLQATASRLDGLDNVAEPLFVCNEEHRFLVAEQVQELGKTPTGILLEPEGRNTAPALTVAALYLAERDPDAVMVVMPADHVIPDAAGFRGMVEEGARLAEAGHLVTFGVVPTRAETGYGYIRRGQAIDGSGGFAVDRFVEKPDLDTAAAYVESGEYLWNAGIFVMRADRWLEEIGRFEADMLAACREAVATGKRDTDFCRVGKDAFLNSPANSIDYAVMERTDRAAVVPMSAEWSDVGAWSAIWDILPRDERGNVTSGDVLTHEVENSLIMAQNRCVAAIGIDNMIVVETPDAILVTTRDRAQDVKAIVGQLKEADRDEYRFHRRVFRPWGDYEGIDMGERYQVKRLTVKPGASLSLQMHHHRAEHWIVVSGTARVTCGDEVFILSENQSTYIPLGTKHRLENPGTIPLEIIEVQSGSYLGEDDIVRFEDVYDRVPE
- a CDS encoding lipopolysaccharide assembly protein LapA domain-containing protein — protein: MSRLLSLLALILLVALGLVFAVLNARPVEFNYFFGQREVPLALTLVLTLAAGALLGLLFSAGVVLRLKREAIRERRKARMAEQEVANLRKLPIKDTP
- the pyrF gene encoding orotidine-5'-phosphate decarboxylase, whose protein sequence is MNPLEDRTTMPDSPVIVALDFPTAEAALDLAARLDPARCRVKVGKELFTRSGPAVVERLQAQGFEVFLDLKYHDIPNTVAAACRAAADLGVWMVNVHASGGRRMMAAAREALDAAQGARPLLIGVTVLTSMGPEDLAEVGVPTPPEEQVLRLARLGRDSGLDGVVCSPLEAAPLRQALGRDFRLVTPGVRPAGAAQGDQTRIMTPADAMAAGSDYLVIGRPITQADDPIAALTSILADIGRG
- the lapB gene encoding lipopolysaccharide assembly protein LapB — its product is MYELLWLLLPVAAASGWFAARRSARRNQQAGRNEFSRDYFRGLNFLLNEQPDKAIEVFVQMLEVDSDTVETHLALGNLFRRRGEVDRAIRIHQNLIARPTLSREQRAQALLELSQDYMRAGLFDRAESLLLELLDNNLHTRPALRHLLDIYQQEKEWDRAIDIARRLESETGRGMKPVIAQFHCEQAEEALGRGDLATATGLIKRALGHDRRCVRATLLQAGILMRGRQYKAAIKTLRRVEEQDPDFIPEILEPLRQCHEALGTLTALRDYLDGLAERYPGISPVLAEADLLREQEGDDAAVRFLAEQLRQKPSVQGLARLIDLQAGTADGKVRDDLEMLGQLVDRLLEGRPVYQCRRCGFEGKSLHWQCPGCKEWNTVKPIQGVIGE
- the rpsA gene encoding 30S ribosomal protein S1 encodes the protein MSESFAELFEQSLANQQMKPGSIVTGTVVDIRPDVVVVNAGLKSEGVIPIEQFYNEQGELEVQVGDEVDVALDAVEDGFGETRLSREKAKRARAWKELEKAFENNETVTGMISGKVKGGFTVDIKDIRAFLPGSLVDVRPVRDTTYLEGKELEFKVIKLDQKRNNVVVSRRAVVEQEYSAEREALLKNLQEGMVIKGVVKNLTDYGAFVDLGGIDGLLHITDMAWKRVKHPSEILNVGDEIEVKVLKFDRERNRVSLGLKQLGQDPWADLARRYPEGTRLFGKVTNVADYGCFVEIEEGVEGLVHVSEMDWTNKNVNPAKVVHVGQEVEVMVLDIDEERRRISLGMKQCHANPWEAFAATHNKGDKVTGTIKSITDFGIFVGLEGGIDGLVHLSDISWNLPGEEAVRNFKKGDEVEAVVLAVDPERERISLGIKQLEKDPFSNFVAEHAKGSIVKGTVKEVDAKAAIIDLGDGVEGVLRASELARDRVEDARSVLKEGDEVEAKFLGVDRKNRSLMLSIKAKESDEEAEAIQDYSRQSDSAKTTLGDILKEQMENRD
- a CDS encoding nucleotidyltransferase domain-containing protein — encoded protein: MPVRSLHSSVLRWPDAGAVERALNEWISRQAAQRPELLRLGVFGSFARRTDWGVGSDLDLVAVVAESDRPFAERARDWDLTSLPVPAELLVYTEDEWQRLMAQGGRFADTMASEGVWLFEREGAGRAR
- the cmk gene encoding (d)CMP kinase, with the translated sequence MSDIPVVTIDGPSGSGKGTVGRRIAAAHGWHFLDSGALYRILAHEALRQGVPLDDADALARLAGTLRIGFPSDSDAILVDGRDVSRDIRSEAAGEAASKVAALPEVREALLALQRGFRQPPGLVADGRDMGTVVFPDAPVKVFLDASAETRAERRCKQLEEKGIPADYDAILADIRQRDERDRNRPVAPLRPAPDARALDSTGQDPEATVAAVEALIRERLGDV
- a CDS encoding HEPN domain-containing protein gives rise to the protein MPSRATDWLAQAERDLAQAEMSAANGLHEWACFAAQQAAEKAVKALHLARGQEAWGHMVAKLLAELPLPVPEMLVEKGRVLDNFYVATRYPDGHPEGAPFEHYGPLQSGEAVDHAREIIAFVRTQMA
- a CDS encoding integration host factor subunit beta, with the translated sequence MTKSELIEILASKNSHLNYKDVELAVKSLLEQMSQSLAQGQRIEIRGFGSFSLHYRPPRIGRNPKTGEAVALAAKYVPHFKPGKELRERVNAGRDNEIKAANNDNGE
- a CDS encoding ComEA family DNA-binding protein yields the protein MKLLRTLMLAGLLGLGAGPAQAESGPLDLNKASAEQLADALYGVGLTKAQAIVAWRAEHGPFTSIDQLAEVKGIGPALVERNRDRVIAGSGQ